The genomic region AGTGCAATATCTTTCAGTTTGTTTAGTTCTCCAGCATGGGCAAAGGAAAGCGATAAAGCTCAACAAGAGGCTTTGTACAATAAAGCTTTCCAATTAGTGCTATTTGGGTCGGGTATGATAATTGTTATCCTCTGGCTTTTTGGGGTGACTCATTTATTTTTTAAGGATCAAAATAGCCTTGAATACCGAGAAGCGAATAAAAATTTCAATATTTTTGCCCTTGTGCTTGTAGCTCCTTTATTGGGGGCGGTTGTAGTGAGGTTATTTCTTTAAGATTGATATTTATTTTCGAGCAAGCTTAGATACTCTTCTTCCCCTGGAATTAATGCCACAACCCGATCGAGTAGACAAAGAACTTCTTGCTCAAATGGGTTCAATGGAAATTTTCTTAAAATATCAAGGCGCTACGCGGTGCGCGCAGCCCTCGCGTTGGGATCGCATCTTTTGGCTATAAACCTAAAATCCGGTTATATAATTATAAATAAGATAAAAATTAACTTTCTCAATTCATTTTATGACTTCCAGACCAACGACTAAAATTCCCCGTTCTGAGCTAAATTCTTTAAGAGCCTTTTATCAACTGCCTCAAGAAGAAAATGTTCTTGAGTATTTAGAACATCATCAACATTTACTATTGATTTTGGAGCAAGGAAAAACTATTATCAATGACACTTTTCCTAATTTTGCCGTTTATTTGGAAGTAGTAACTGACCCAGATAGTGGAGAGTCACTACTAGCTATTTATATTAAACGTCAAGAGGAAGATGTGGAGATAGCCCTTGATTTAATCGAAAAAGTTTATGATGAATGGTTAGCAAAATATAATGCTGAAGTCCGCAGTCAACTGTTGCTTAGGTATGATTATCGATGACTTTTAACTGGGAAGATTATTTAACTTTGGCTACTGAATTATTTGGAGAATCTTCAACATCATCTATTCAAGAAGCTCGATTTCGTTCCGCTATCAGTAGAGCTTACTATGCCGCCTTCAATCAAGCGAGAATTTTTTTAGAGAGCCGAGATAAAGTCATAATACCATCAGTTAATGTCCATAAATACGTTATCAGCCAATTTCAAACTTCTCTTGATAACCGAAGACACAAAATAGGTAATTGTTTACTTGTGTTGAGAGTTTACCGCAATCAAGCCGATTATGACCCTGATATTATTATTAAAAATGAAACTTGCCAAGAAGCTTTAGTTCTCGCCCGACGAATTATATTGTCTTTAGATAATCTTTAATTAGCTTGAAACCAGCCTCTCTACAATAGGCGATCACTTTCCATCATCTAAGAATTGATCTTAATATTAAGACCGCGCTCGCAGAAGCGAGATCCCTGCGGGATCGCCTGTTGAATAAAGTAGGTAGTTCACGAAACCAATCCCGTTCTAAAAGCGATCGCCAGCAAATGGGTTTTATCTCTGGCATTCAGTTTATCACGGAGATTTTTCATGTACATTTTTAAAGTGCCGCTCGTTAGATCGAGACGAGAAGCGATTTCATTGTAATCAAACCCATAAGAAAGAAACTGTAACATTTTTTTTTCTCGTGGAGTAACCGTTGTTTTTTTAACAAGCTCGTAATACATCTTTTCACCTTGGATACTAAACATCACAGTTCCAAATGTTTTTAAAGGTACAATTTTTTCTAATTGTTCTTCAAGGGGGGCATTGGAAAAACAACTTGCATCTCCTCCTGATAAACAATTCCAGAGAATGATAAATAGAGTCGGATATTTTCGCTTGAGATTGGAAGCTATTTCAAGTTGCTCTCGATGCCAGATGAGGAGAAAATCTGGCTCAACTTGTTCTAGCATAGTTTCAAGTTCGATAAGATTGGAAAAATTGGCGAGGATTTGAAACTTTCTCGTTCCTTTTAAATCTTTGTCAATACTTTTTATAAAATAAGGATCTTCGCCAAAAACCATTAAATTCCAATTTCCCTTAGAAATTGGCCTGTTTAAACCTCGAAATAATTTTTCATCCATTTTTTTTGACTTGATGAAATTCTTGAAAAATATTTTAAATACTAATTATAGTACAGAAGTTAAGAATTTTGAACAAAGTAATAATTATTTAAGAATTTTTGGCTCTTATTTAATAAGAATAAAAAAAACGGAGGAAATTAGAAAAAGCGGCGTTACGCGCTCGATTTGTGTTGGTCAGGACATGAAGATGCTAAATAATTCTTTATTTTCAACAGACAAATGGAAAAATTAGAATCTCGCCTTCGATTTAATTAAAAATAATTAAATAGATAACAATACTAAAACTAATTTTTGTCCACAGTTCTAACTGAATTTTGGGGCAAATAATAATGCCCTCAATCAGCAAAAGCAAGCTCAACATTATAGAGGATGCTGTTAGTGAGGATGTCAATATTGTCCCGAAAAAGAGAAATATACAGACTCCACAAATTGCCCACTGTAGAAATAACTCGACAGAATCTAATTCTTGTTTTTTATTCATAATCTTATCTTTCAATAGACCTAATGCCTAACATATTTTTTAAGCTCTGTCAGTGATCTAAATCACAGCTAAAATTGTCCTCTGCAACTATGAAGTTGTGTAAAGTAAAGAAATGTAAAACTATCAAGATTTTCTGACAAAAAATACAAATATACTAAAACTTAGAGGCAGATATAGTTTTTATGTACTGTTAAAAGGACAATTTAAGGCTTGGTATAACACTTAAACTTATCATAAATTTTGTTTTTTGTCGGTGATTTGAATCACAAACAAAATTTAATAATTTTTTCCATTTACTTTCGTTAGTAGACGGAGGAGGCTTTAACCCGCTATCTTTCGTCGTCATAAAAATTAACACATTTGGGTAAAACTTTACGCATATATCTATAAAGCATATTTTATAAATATTTTAGCTGATGAGTTTAAGAAATTTTCGTTACAGAACTTTACGTTTTTGCACCCATACCACTATCCAAAAGTAAATTACCAACACTCCTCCGCAGGAGGTATGGTTAACACTATGAATTTTTTGAGGAGTTAGTGCAAATGACGATATCAACAATAGCAACAAGCCGGACGACAAGAATTACAGAAAAGCTCAAGGACATTTCCCTCAAGCAGTGGTTTTTCCTGTCGTGGTGCAGTTTGATCCTCAATATAGGTGGCGCGTTGGTCAGGACTGGCTCAATAGGGGCAGTCGGCTTATTGGGATTCAGTATCTGGGTACTGTTGGCACTGTTCGCTGTGTATATCGGCGATCATCCCACCCGACGCATAGCCAAGTTACAAAAGGTGTTGCACAAATACGGATTCTTCCCATTCGCTTGGTTGCTCACGTTTGTGGTGTTATTCTTCGATAAACTGGCACTGCCCACGATGGCACAAACCACCGGTGGTAATAACGGCTTCTTCTTCAACAACATCAAAACTAAAGCTGAAGCATTTTTAAATACCAATACCAATGCCTCTGGTGCTGTCCCCATTATGAATTTCGGTTTTGCCGTCCTGCAAGTTTTAATGCTCCTCTATATTGGCTGGAGTATCGTCAAGGTTGTCCAAGCAGTACGGGAAGATGAAGACTGGAAGGCAGCCGCTAAAGCCCCATTGATCGTCCTATTTGCCTGTACAGCCGGGGATTTCGCTGTCAGTTTAGTCTAGTCTAATCAAAAAGTTAAGAACGGCTACCCACAGTCTGTAAAATTTCAATCAATTTAAGTTTAAAAGGGAGTGATAACAATGTGCAATGGTGTTCTTCATCAATTCAAAGTGGGAATAAACGGTTATGTACGATAACGAGTTTATAAGGGTCAACAAGACGCTCGACAAGACACCGATGATCTTGTTCATGCCGGGAGATCAGGCCGTTCCCTGGATGATTATAGGGGGCGCATCCTATTACATCGGGAAGCAAATCTTACAATTGTCCTGGGTTTGGACGATTCTCATAGCAGCCTGGGGAATTGGAACGTTCTGGTTGCTAACGGCCAAAGGATATCACGTCTTCTTCTCCCGCTTGTTAAATGCCCCCATCTGGACTCGCGCTATCACCTTTTATACTCCACTGCTTAAAAATCATGACTAAAGTCGGAATCAAAACTATTAGATTACCGGGAGGGAAGAAACAAAAACTAAAACCCTTTGAGGATAACTTTGACCTGATCACTTACGTTGAATACGTAGAAGGAGGCAAGAATACTGGAGCAACCGTCTTAAAGAAGAAAAGCAAAGAAAATTACAAGATAGTCGGTGGTGTTGATGTACGTGGGATCTCACCCCTCGGTGAACCCGAACAGTTACTCGGTTTTCTATCCCGTATCAGTGCGGGGATCAAAGACCTACCCAAAGGAGAAACGCTTACATTTCATTTCGGCATCTTCGTCGACGATACTCAACGTCAGCAAGAATTAGCCGATTTACAGAAGAAAACCGATTCACCCGTCCTACAATTATTGCTCGGTGGTGCGAGAAAGCGGACGAGAGGGTTAACGAATCTGGGAATCCGTAAGCGTAATTTTTTGAGAATTTATTACACTTATACAGTAGAGGAGGGAGTAAACAGAGCTAATACAGACTTTTTTGACAATATATTGCTCGCGTTGGAGAAAGGGTGGCATCGGTTTACCGGCGCGGATAAAGAACTTAAGACGACTGCCGTTCAACAAATCTTACTCGACGGTTATCATCGAGGGTTCGCCAGATTTATTAACCTGCTGTCTGAGCAGATGTACTTAGACGTTAGACCCCTATCGGTGGAGGAGTTGTGGGAGATTGACTGGGGACGTTTTAACAACTCTCCTGCACGTCCCCTATCTCAAAAAGTCGTCGTCGAGAAGGAGGAATTTACAGAACAGATAAACAGCAAAATACATCCATTATCTTTATTACTTAATAAGGAGGTTCCCAAAGCCTATCGAGATTGCGTTTACAACAATAAAAAATACACCGGTGTGTGTTTATGGGCGGATAAGCCCGATGGGTGGATTGATGGTGTTGCACAATTAAAGTCAGTGTGGGAGGTGATGAGTAGGTCAAACGTTTATGATACCGAGGTTTTCGTACAGTTGCAGAGTGGTAATGAGCGCTTGTTAAAGGATAAGATGAATAGTCTGACTAAACAGGCGCAGGTGGCAGCAACCCACGCATCCGGTAAAAATAATACGGATGTAGGGGCAGAACTGAGGATCTCGAAGACGATTGAAGCCGAAGCCGCCTTATATGAAGGCGCAAAGCCAATTTGGTCATCTATCGTCTTCCTCATCCACCGGGATACCCGTAAAGAGTTAAATCGAGCCTGTGACGACTTTTGTTCTTTATTCCAACAGCAGGGTTGGGTGGTGCGCGAGACTGAGTATGCTTGGTCTATCTGGCTCGAAACATTCCCGTTGCTTACTTGGAGGAAATTATTAACCTCCCCATTTAATCGGCGAATTAGCTATCTATCCTATGAAATCCCCGGACAGTTACCACTGGTCTGTAATTATTCCTTGGATAAACGAGGATTTGAGTTGATAGCTTGTGAGGGCGGCACTCCTATCTCTCTTGATATTTACGAGCAACATCGCAATATGTTGATTTTGGGTCGTACCCGCTCGGGCAAAAGTGCGCTCGTTGCTGATATGCTAACTCAAGGTTTAGTGAGAGGGTTGCCCATCACCGCCCTTGATTTTCCCAGAGCCGATGGAACAGGTACGTTTAACGATCTATGTAACCAATTGCCTCAGTTTTGTAAATATGTCGACACCGGTGACTTGTCCGAGGGCATCAACGCCCTAGAGCCTCCTAATCTAAAGGGAGCATCTGCCAAGGAGAAGAAGGAGAAACTTGCCGATTTCAAGGAATCTCTACAGGAGATCCTCAAGATGATGATATTGGGAATTGACAATCAGTATTTCGATATTAATCCCGATATTGTTAAATCTCTTCTGACTCTCGCTCTGGATGAATTCTACGATAATGACATCATTAAGGGAAGATTTGCGCTCGCATTCCGTAAGGGTTTCGGAACACAGGAATGGCGAGGGATGCCCACACTCATTGACTTTAAGCAATTTCTCTCCTTAGAACGTTTGAGATTGATCGACCCGGATACATCAACGATTAAAGCCTTAAAATTCTGCAAATTGAGGTTAGATGAATGGCTTAGGAGCAGACTGGGTGAAATTTTGAGTAAACCCACCACCTTTAACAGCGATACTCAGATGTTAGTCATCGCACTAAGAAACCTTAAAAGTAACTTAGATGCTGCCGTGATTGCGTCTCTGGCATACCTGGGGGCATTAAGGAGGAGTTTAACCTTCAATGAAAGTATTTTCTTCCTCGATGAAGCTCCCATCTTATTCGAGTTTGACCCCATCAGTATCAACGTGGGACGCTTGTGTGCCAATGGGGCAAAATCGGGAATAAGAGTCATTCTTAATTCCCAAGAACCATTATCAATCGCTAAGTCAGCCGGTGCTGATAAGATCCTGGCCAACATAACAACCCGTCTCATCGGACGCATCGAATCGCAGTCAATCGTCGATTACTGCGATGTCTTTCGTTATCCGGATTGGTTGATAACGGACAATGCTTTAGAGGGATTCAAGCCCAATTCCTACCATTGGTATAGTAATTGGCTACTCGATGACCAGGGATTTTTAGCCAGAGTGAGGCATTATCCATCTCCCGAATTGATGGGATTGATAGCCAATAACCCCAGAGAATCCCAATTACGACAAAAATATCTGAGTGAATCAAACGGAGATCAAGTTAGAGCAATTTTTGAACTCGCCAAACTTTACCAACCCGCAGCTTGACGATAAATTATCAAGCGGAAGTTCCCCCATACAAATGAACTCAACAAGGGTAAAACGCTGATTGAGTCTTGATTAGAACGGTTAGCGTTTGAACATCCGTACCCATGTAATTTAAGATTTTGTTAAGATTTTGGCTTAGGACTTTAGGCTACAATGTAGTCATGTATATAGAAAGAGTTCCTAACAGAAATTCACCGCCGGCTGTCCTTCTTCGTGAATCTTATAGAGAGGGAAACATTGTTCGTAAAAGAACTTTGGCTAACCTCTCTAAACTTCCTGATACGGTTATTGAAAATTTAAAAGTCGTTCTTAAAGGAGGTACAACTATTGAAAATCTTAGCGAATCTTTTTCAATAGTTCGTAGTCTTCCTCATGGTCATATTGCTGCTACTCTAGGCACACTCAAAATAGCCTATTACGTCGAATGGCACATGAGAAAAGCTTTAGCACCTTTATTGTTTGATGATGAAAAAGTCGTTGAAGAATCTGAACCGAATAATAATGTTGTTACATCTCAAAAACGTTCAAAAAAAGCGAAGGCTAAAGCGGCTAGAAAAAAGACTAGCGAAAAATTTACTGTTCATAGTTTCCGTACTTTGATGGAAGATTTGGCAACAATTGCTAAAAATAAAATTCAATCAAACTGTTGTGAAGCATCTTTAAGTTTTGAGAAAATTACTCAACCAACTCATCTCCAACAAAAAGCTTTAGATTTGTTGGGAGTTTCTTTAATTTGTACCCAGTAAGCCACTGACACAAATTCAGACAATTTACCCACAGCATAGGTTGTAGCTTTTTGTCAAAGGGGAACTTCCGTTTAAAA from Gloeothece citriformis PCC 7424 harbors:
- a CDS encoding HEPN domain-containing protein, which encodes MTFNWEDYLTLATELFGESSTSSIQEARFRSAISRAYYAAFNQARIFLESRDKVIIPSVNVHKYVISQFQTSLDNRRHKIGNCLLVLRVYRNQADYDPDIIIKNETCQEALVLARRIILSLDNL
- a CDS encoding ABC transporter permease; its protein translation is MNKKQELDSVELFLQWAICGVCIFLFFGTILTSSLTASSIMLSLLLLIEGIIICPKIQLELWTKISFSIVIYLIIFN
- a CDS encoding response regulator transcription factor, with the translated sequence MDEKLFRGLNRPISKGNWNLMVFGEDPYFIKSIDKDLKGTRKFQILANFSNLIELETMLEQVEPDFLLIWHREQLEIASNLKRKYPTLFIILWNCLSGGDASCFSNAPLEEQLEKIVPLKTFGTVMFSIQGEKMYYELVKKTTVTPREKKMLQFLSYGFDYNEIASRLDLTSGTLKMYMKNLRDKLNARDKTHLLAIAFRTGLVS